The window GGACTTTATCTGCAAAGATTGCAAAAATTCCCGTGATAATATCAAATGTCCACAATGTATCACAATGGGATACAAGGAGACAGATTATAATGGATAGATTCGTCAATAGATTTAGAGATTGTGTTATAGCTGTCTCGAATGAAGTTAAAAGGGATTTTATGGAAAAAACAGGAATAAAAGAAGATAAGTGCTGTGTCATTTATAATGGCGTTGATACCGAAGTTTTTACACCTGCAGATAGGTCAAAGGAATTCTTGGAAGAGTTTGGAATTGGCGAAGATGAAAAGATTATAGTCAACTCTGCACGCCTTATGCCTCAAAAAGACCATAAAACTTTCCTGTACGCAGCAAAAGAGGTTATCAAAAATTTTGCAGGAAAAGTAAGATTTTGTATTGTGGGTAGGGGTAAATGCAGGGAAGAGATTAAGCGATTGGCATACAATCTTGGAATCGATGACAAGGTGATAATGACAGGGAAGCGGGATGATATGGCAAAAATATTTCAATCATCTCATATTTCAGTTTTAAGCTCTCTTAAAGAGGGATTTTCCAATGTTGTCCTTGAATCTATGTCTTGCGGAATACCTGTCGTGGCAACTGATGTGGGAGGCAATAAGGAAGCTATTGTCGATGGTGAAACAGGATTTTTAGTAAAAGTTGAAGATTATATAGATATGGCTAACAAGATTATAATGCTTTTAGAGAATGAATCTTTAAGAAGAGAATTTGGTAAAAAAGCAAGAAAGAGAGTTCTTGAAAATTTTTCGATTGAAAAAATGATTGAAAAAACAGAGGATTTGTATTCTAAACTACTTGATGGCAAATTACGGAAAGTGAGACAATAGCTTTAGAAATTATGTGTTTTTAGATAAATGACTGAAAAAGAGAAAATGCAAAATATTTTAAAGAATATCATACAGATAAGTATCTTAATCTATGTTGTTGTCCTTCCCTTTAATCATAGGGCAACTCTTTCGGCATTATGTTTAATAATAGCTGCTTTTTGTTGGATTCTTTCAATGATAATAGAAAGAAAATTTATTCTTAAAAAAACTGCGCTTAATGTTCCCTTAGGTTTGGTTTTTTTAATTGCACTAATTTCAGCGATATTTTCCATAGATTCAGCCTGCAGTCTCAATTTTTTTAGGAGTGAAATCTTAAA is drawn from Candidatus Schekmanbacteria bacterium and contains these coding sequences:
- a CDS encoding glycosyltransferase, coding for MKNSKKVNLVRIISDLPVGGVERRLVSILPRLQENFNISVVCIREKGELADELEKRGIPVYLVPFKGRIHPQSLFSLSQLLKKMKAQIVHTHMYRPNVSGTLSAKIAKIPVIISNVHNVSQWDTRRQIIMDRFVNRFRDCVIAVSNEVKRDFMEKTGIKEDKCCVIYNGVDTEVFTPADRSKEFLEEFGIGEDEKIIVNSARLMPQKDHKTFLYAAKEVIKNFAGKVRFCIVGRGKCREEIKRLAYNLGIDDKVIMTGKRDDMAKIFQSSHISVLSSLKEGFSNVVLESMSCGIPVVATDVGGNKEAIVDGETGFLVKVEDYIDMANKIIMLLENESLRREFGKKARKRVLENFSIEKMIEKTEDLYSKLLDGKLRKVRQ